The Panicum hallii strain FIL2 chromosome 9, PHallii_v3.1, whole genome shotgun sequence genome has a window encoding:
- the LOC112875895 gene encoding auxin-responsive protein IAA12-like: METVVGDLMATELRLGLPGTVDEMKAAALSAPSTPRGKKRTTADAVEDAAAEEAGKRDVEAAPPAAKAPVVGWPPVRSYRRSCFQASSKQSKATKEEAAPSSNAAPSAAANTTTTGGSFVKVSMDGAPYLRKVDLRMYKGYRELREALEAMFVSSNNGGANLSEFAVTYEDKDGDLMLVGDVPFEMFASTCKKLRIMKRSEATGLGSARQ, translated from the exons ATGGAGACCGTCGTGGGCGACCTCATGGCCACCGAGCTCAGGCTTGGCCTGCCGGGCACCGTCGACGAGATGAAGGCCGCGGCGCTGTCCGCGCCGTCGACGCCTAGGGGCAAGAAGCGCACCACCGCCGACGCCGtggaggacgccgccgccgaggaggCCGGCAAGCGTGATGTCGAGGCAGCACCTCCTGCAGCCAA GGCCCCCGTCGTAGGTTGGCCACCGGTGAGGTCATACCGGAGGAGCTGCTTCCAGGCGAGCAGCAAGCAGAGCAAGGCGACCAAAGAGGAGGCGGCGCCCAGCAGCAACGCCGCGCCATCCGCGGCCGcgaacaccaccaccaccggcgGCTCCTTCGTCAAAGTGAGCATGGACGGCGCCCCCTACCTGAGGAAGGTGGACCTGAGGATGTACAAGGGCTACAGGGAGCTCCGGGAGGCGCTGGAGGCCATGTTCGTCTCCTCCAACAACGGCGGCGCGAACCTGTCCGAGTTCGCCGTCACCTACGAGGACAAGGACGGCGACCTGATGCTCGTCGGCGACGTGCCATTCGA GATGTTCGCTAGCACTTGCAAGAAGCTGAGGATCATGAAGAGATCTGAAGCCACAGGCCTGGGGTCAGCGAGACAATGA